One window of Bacteroidales bacterium genomic DNA carries:
- a CDS encoding DUF4296 domain-containing protein: protein MKWKFSFALFIFLFSCSDNSNKHLIPDRDMVKILTEIHKADAMVNLPMIRSRFGSVDSITYSDYILKKYHYSRELFDSTLAELSGNPEKFEKIYERVLRNLSQEEGRLNQEEEKAMLPDEGTDLWDRKRNWSFPADGSREMIEFDLPVKGPGTYTLFFRAKLYNDDGSMNPRTMVWFWYDNGTPAGFRRMFPVKHFLRTEKWENYTISSDLTDTLFTRIRGYIIHSDPLPGEWSKHCEIQDIKLLFKPAAPTNKKQ from the coding sequence ATGAAATGGAAATTTTCGTTTGCACTTTTCATTTTCCTGTTTTCCTGTTCGGACAACAGCAACAAACACCTTATTCCCGACCGTGATATGGTTAAAATTCTTACCGAAATCCATAAGGCGGATGCCATGGTGAACCTTCCCATGATCCGAAGCAGGTTCGGTTCGGTTGATTCCATTACCTATTCAGACTATATCCTCAAAAAATACCATTATTCAAGAGAATTGTTCGATTCCACCCTGGCTGAACTGTCCGGTAATCCTGAAAAGTTTGAAAAGATTTACGAACGTGTATTGCGAAACCTGAGCCAGGAAGAAGGCAGGCTGAACCAGGAAGAAGAAAAGGCTATGCTTCCGGATGAAGGAACAGACCTCTGGGACCGTAAAAGAAACTGGTCATTCCCGGCTGACGGTTCCCGTGAAATGATAGAATTTGACCTGCCGGTCAAAGGTCCGGGAACCTATACCCTGTTTTTCCGGGCAAAACTGTACAACGATGACGGTTCAATGAATCCCCGTACTATGGTCTGGTTCTGGTACGACAACGGAACACCTGCCGGCTTTCGCAGAATGTTTCCTGTCAAACATTTCCTGCGCACCGAAAAATGGGAAAACTACACGATTTCTTCTGATCTCACGGATACACTTTTTACCCGGATACGCGGATATATTATTCATTCCGATCCTCTTCCCGGAGAATGGAGCAAACACTGCGAAATACAGGATATAAAACTCCTTTTCAAACCGGCCGCACCGACAAATAAAAAACAGTAA
- a CDS encoding amidohydrolase family protein — protein MPIRRIGATWVFPVTSPPFKNGVVEVDEQGTILSVGSLPSQKFEKASTEFYNGFLVPGFVNTHTHLEFSWCRKMISMHSGLPRFLARMATLPVLPEEEIASAIDKTILEMYREGVSAAGNILTTEAGIPKKNNLPLRLYHFIELLDLPASRVNVWEKGMEIFYRFTNYPSGFPEFSSVSVTPHAPYTVSVKLFSLIASFAAEKGFPLSIHNQETASENEFFRSGKGDLANTLKKLHVRTEEGFLGKTGSLQAFLPLLTEVTRVLLVHNTFTNAQDIDFALSLHKQLFWVLCPNANLYIENSLPPVDLLRKKNCTICIGTDSPASNNRISMLDELKTLSVFFPEISLQELLTWACYNGARALGMESLLGSFEPGKKPGIVLMENSDHRNLRITHQTKTRRLV, from the coding sequence ATGCCCATTCGCCGGATCGGAGCAACGTGGGTTTTCCCGGTTACTTCACCCCCTTTTAAAAACGGGGTAGTAGAAGTGGATGAACAGGGAACCATCCTGTCGGTAGGATCGCTCCCGTCGCAAAAATTCGAGAAAGCTTCCACTGAATTTTATAACGGATTTCTTGTTCCGGGTTTTGTTAATACCCACACCCATCTGGAGTTTTCCTGGTGCCGCAAAATGATATCCATGCACAGCGGTCTTCCCCGTTTCCTGGCAAGAATGGCCACCCTCCCTGTGCTCCCGGAAGAGGAAATTGCATCAGCAATTGACAAAACCATCCTGGAAATGTACCGGGAAGGAGTTTCTGCGGCAGGAAATATTCTTACTACAGAGGCCGGTATACCAAAAAAAAACAATCTCCCACTCCGGCTGTATCATTTTATTGAACTCCTCGACCTGCCCGCTTCCCGTGTAAATGTATGGGAAAAAGGAATGGAGATCTTTTACAGGTTCACAAATTACCCATCAGGTTTTCCGGAGTTTTCTTCCGTGTCGGTTACTCCCCATGCCCCATATACCGTATCAGTAAAACTCTTTTCACTGATAGCTTCCTTTGCCGCTGAAAAAGGTTTCCCTCTGAGCATTCATAACCAGGAAACCGCTTCGGAAAATGAATTCTTCCGCTCAGGGAAAGGAGATCTGGCAAATACACTGAAAAAACTCCATGTACGGACCGAAGAAGGCTTTCTCGGGAAGACAGGTTCCCTCCAGGCCTTTCTTCCCCTGCTGACGGAAGTGACACGTGTTCTGCTGGTTCACAATACCTTTACAAACGCACAGGATATTGATTTTGCCCTGTCATTGCACAAGCAGTTGTTTTGGGTTCTCTGTCCCAATGCCAACCTCTATATTGAAAACAGCCTGCCTCCGGTAGACCTTCTTCGCAAAAAAAACTGTACCATCTGCATCGGGACCGACAGCCCTGCGTCAAACAACCGGATTTCCATGCTGGATGAACTCAAAACCCTCTCGGTATTCTTTCCGGAAATATCCCTGCAGGAACTCCTCACATGGGCCTGTTATAACGGGGCCAGAGCCCTTGGTATGGAATCCCTGCTTGGTTCATTTGAACCGGGTAAAAAACCAGGCATTGTTTTAATGGAAAATTCCGACCACCGGAACCTGCGCATTACCCATCAGACAAAAACCCGGCGGCTGGTTTAA
- a CDS encoding DUF4249 domain-containing protein produces the protein MKRTVKLTGGFAAAIVLLTYCTERINIDLPSTYTRLVVEGYFTTDTMAHTVKLSRSADYFYNKPLEPVSGALVTIADGNITYLLKEDPDSAGLYKTEPDVFAVQGHTYTLHISNVDINGDGTAEEYSATGPVHYLGYPDSIQIVEREMFYTKVWEIRLFATDPAETRDYYMFRVYKNGTLLQDTLNEVFLLDDEYFNGVYSMGVPVQYLVARKQDEVPKPGDRITLEIANITKEYFFFIDQVIDMSRGSGPFSGQPANVSTNLTNGAMGFFATYPVRRVSRIYNP, from the coding sequence ATGAAGAGAACAGTGAAATTAACCGGGGGATTTGCCGCAGCAATTGTTCTGCTGACGTATTGTACGGAACGGATCAATATTGATCTTCCTTCGACCTATACGCGACTGGTGGTTGAAGGGTATTTTACCACGGATACCATGGCACATACAGTAAAACTTTCACGCAGTGCTGATTATTTCTATAATAAACCTCTGGAGCCGGTTTCCGGAGCTCTGGTAACCATTGCTGACGGAAACATTACGTATTTGCTGAAAGAAGATCCGGATTCAGCCGGATTGTACAAAACCGAACCGGATGTTTTCGCGGTACAGGGTCACACCTATACACTGCACATATCCAATGTGGATATAAACGGAGATGGCACAGCTGAGGAGTATTCAGCCACCGGTCCTGTTCATTACCTGGGATATCCTGATTCCATACAAATTGTTGAACGGGAGATGTTTTACACCAAGGTTTGGGAAATTCGTCTCTTTGCCACCGATCCTGCTGAAACGCGTGACTATTATATGTTCCGCGTTTATAAAAACGGTACATTGCTTCAGGATACGCTCAATGAAGTATTTTTGCTGGATGATGAATATTTCAACGGGGTTTATTCAATGGGTGTGCCGGTGCAGTATCTGGTAGCAAGAAAGCAGGATGAAGTGCCAAAACCTGGCGACAGGATTACTCTGGAAATTGCCAATATCACAAAAGAGTATTTTTTCTTTATTGACCAGGTAATTGATATGAGCAGGGGATCGGGGCCTTTCAGCGGCCAGCCGGCCAATGTTTCAACAAATCTTACCAACGGGGCGATGGGTTTTTTTGCTACCTACCCTGTAAGAAGGGTTTCCAGAATATATAATCCATAA